From the genome of Chloroflexota bacterium, one region includes:
- a CDS encoding RNA methyltransferase, whose product MITSTANARIKQIRALHRRKERDQAGLCFVEGIRLVTAAVESGALLESLVVAPELLKSGHARAIVGVTERSGVPVLDVSRAVFESISSKEGPQGLAAVVRQRWFALEDIDPAAGLCWIALDAAQDPGNIGTILRTADAVGAAGLILTGRSADPHDPEAVRASMGALFTQSLARASWDALVAWARERSVVLVGTSDKGATDFQAIRYPAPRVLVMGSEREGLHADQQAACDVMARIPMVGHSDSLNLAVATTVMLYEFFNQARHAEH is encoded by the coding sequence CTGATCACCAGCACGGCCAACGCGCGCATCAAGCAGATCCGCGCGCTGCATCGTCGCAAGGAGCGCGACCAGGCAGGCCTCTGCTTCGTCGAGGGCATCCGCCTCGTCACGGCCGCCGTCGAATCCGGCGCGCTGCTGGAGTCGCTGGTCGTTGCGCCGGAACTGCTCAAGAGCGGTCATGCGCGCGCGATTGTGGGGGTCACGGAACGCTCCGGGGTACCGGTGCTCGACGTTTCGCGCGCCGTGTTCGAGAGCATCTCATCGAAGGAAGGCCCGCAGGGCCTCGCTGCCGTCGTGCGCCAGCGCTGGTTCGCGCTCGAGGACATCGATCCAGCCGCCGGGCTCTGCTGGATTGCGCTCGACGCCGCGCAGGACCCCGGCAACATCGGCACGATTCTGCGCACGGCGGATGCCGTCGGCGCTGCCGGCCTGATCTTGACCGGGCGCTCCGCCGATCCGCACGACCCCGAAGCGGTGCGCGCCAGCATGGGCGCGCTGTTCACGCAGTCGCTTGCGCGCGCCTCGTGGGATGCGCTCGTCGCGTGGGCGCGAGAGCGCAGCGTCGTACTGGTCGGCACATCGGACAAGGGCGCGACGGACTTCCAGGCGATCCGCTACCCCGCGCCGCGCGTGCTCGTGATGGGCAGCGAGCGCGAAGGACTGCACGCCGACCAGCAGGCCGCCTGCGATGTGATGGCGCGCATCCCGATGGTCGGCCACAGCGACTCGCTCAACCTCGCCGTGGCGACCACTGTCATGCTCTATGAGTTCTTCAACCAGGCGCGCCATGCCGAGCATTGA
- the waaF gene encoding lipopolysaccharide heptosyltransferase II encodes MRDTLITLATRLLGAAFPSYKQPLTRAYEKILIIKPCCLGDVVLATPVVTALRRAYPAAQIDFAVGSWSRAVIEHNPHIKQIIDSGAVGQGRYGWGDVWRLAGRVRAGGYDLCVTLDRSPRVGVAAWLAGVPVRAGLDNGGRGFAHNVRVPVPEVRYEPELYLDVPRALGTQPQRGRSEVEPTLFVPTADEIAFTGALLGTATAPIVAIHPGGGNNPGTVLTSKRWPAERFAQIADRLIETYGATVVLIGAAGDATLTQAVRAAMRHTPLDTTGKMNIGQLGALYQRCVLMIGNDTGTMHLANAVGTPVVALYGPSDPRIYGPYNQKSIAIWHDAGCNPCFRNGRARPDCCPNRAIETISVDEVWQAAQIVLRRQGVNA; translated from the coding sequence ATGCGCGACACGTTGATTACACTCGCCACACGACTGCTCGGCGCGGCGTTCCCATCGTACAAACAGCCGCTCACACGCGCGTACGAGAAGATTCTGATCATCAAGCCGTGCTGCCTCGGTGACGTCGTGCTGGCCACACCGGTCGTCACCGCGCTGCGCAGAGCCTACCCGGCCGCGCAGATCGACTTCGCCGTCGGGTCGTGGTCGCGCGCGGTAATCGAGCACAACCCGCACATCAAGCAGATCATCGACAGCGGCGCGGTCGGCCAGGGCCGCTACGGCTGGGGCGACGTCTGGCGGCTGGCCGGCCGGGTGCGCGCCGGCGGCTACGATCTGTGCGTAACACTTGATCGTTCGCCGCGCGTCGGAGTAGCGGCCTGGCTGGCCGGCGTGCCGGTGCGCGCCGGACTCGACAACGGGGGGCGCGGCTTCGCGCACAACGTCCGCGTGCCGGTGCCCGAGGTGCGCTACGAGCCGGAACTCTATCTCGACGTGCCGCGCGCGCTCGGCACTCAGCCGCAGCGCGGCCGCAGCGAGGTCGAGCCGACGCTGTTCGTGCCGACCGCCGACGAGATCGCGTTCACCGGCGCGCTGCTCGGCACAGCCACCGCCCCGATCGTCGCCATCCATCCCGGCGGCGGCAACAACCCCGGCACGGTACTGACCAGCAAGCGTTGGCCGGCCGAGCGCTTCGCGCAGATCGCCGATCGATTGATCGAAACGTACGGCGCGACCGTCGTGCTGATCGGCGCGGCGGGCGACGCCACGCTGACGCAGGCGGTGCGCGCCGCGATGCGCCACACGCCACTTGATACGACCGGCAAAATGAACATCGGTCAGTTGGGCGCACTGTATCAACGCTGCGTGCTAATGATCGGCAACGACACGGGCACGATGCATCTGGCCAACGCCGTCGGCACACCGGTCGTGGCGCTCTACGGCCCGAGCGATCCGCGCATCTACGGCCCATACAACCAGAAGAGCATCGCCATCTGGCACGACGCCGGCTGCAACCCGTGCTTCCGCAACGGGCGCGCGCGGCCGGACTGCTGCCCCAACCGCGCCATCGAAACGATCAGCGTGGACGAAGTCTGGCAGGCCGCGCAGATTGTATTGCGCCGGCAAGGTGTAAACGCGTGA
- a CDS encoding DnaD domain protein yields MAAFDGFPPGRLRVTPVPDLFFSELLAQIDEPAELKLTLHLIWRLARHDAPRCASHRDLSADAQLQRMLPAGALDTALAAAVARRTLVELRARNPADESERFYFLNDEAGRRDLALVRQGKLKLQRGAAPAETPAEAAKPNIFALYEQHIGMLTPLIAQQLEDAATQYAPEWVADAFAEAARRDKRSWRYIETILQRWQRDGRKPVTPRKPAGAPALRPKRTR; encoded by the coding sequence ATGGCGGCATTCGACGGCTTTCCGCCCGGCCGCCTGCGCGTCACGCCGGTGCCGGATCTCTTCTTCAGCGAGCTGCTCGCGCAGATCGACGAGCCGGCCGAGTTGAAGCTGACGCTTCATCTGATCTGGCGCCTGGCGCGGCACGATGCGCCGCGCTGCGCCAGCCACCGCGACCTGAGCGCCGACGCACAACTCCAGCGCATGCTGCCGGCGGGCGCGCTCGATACCGCGCTGGCAGCGGCCGTGGCGCGCCGCACGCTGGTCGAACTGCGCGCGCGCAACCCGGCGGACGAGAGCGAGCGCTTCTACTTCCTGAACGACGAAGCCGGGCGGCGCGATCTGGCACTGGTGCGGCAGGGCAAGCTGAAACTCCAGCGCGGGGCGGCGCCGGCCGAAACGCCCGCCGAGGCGGCCAAACCGAACATCTTCGCGCTGTACGAGCAGCACATCGGCATGCTGACGCCGTTGATCGCCCAGCAGTTGGAAGACGCGGCGACGCAATACGCGCCGGAATGGGTGGCCGATGCGTTCGCTGAGGCGGCGCGTCGCGACAAGCGCAGTTGGCGCTACATCGAGACCATTCTTCAGCGCTGGCAGCGCGATGGGCGCAAGCCCGTCACGCCGCGCAAGCCGGCCGGCGCGCCCGCCCTGCGCCCGAAGCGCACCCGCTGA
- the dnaB gene encoding replicative DNA helicase, translated as MSFDHQPPHNFDAEQAVLGSVLIDPDAIHKVMTMLRGKDFFNERHRWIWEAAVNLAERHQPVDYVALVDELERNKRLDELGGSTFIVSLINAVPTAANVESYATIVDRMSTLRRLISASGEIAGMAYKNEGDLDEIIDRSEQLIFQVTQRKLSKELVPISTVVHEVANNVERMQTNRDEYVGVQTHFSALDKQLGGLQKSDLIIIAGRPSIGKTSFALNLVQNAAMHLPRKTVAVFSLEMANEQIVQRMIANMTGIDGQRLRLGQITDEETDRLTEAIGRLSEAPIYLDDTPAASPNEIRSKARRLAAERGLEMIVIDYLQLMRGSERNENRVQEIAGISRSLKALARELRVPVVALSQLSRAVESRPDKHPQLSDLRESGSIEQDADVVMFLYRDDAYDKATERPNIAEVIVAKHRNGPTGSVSLHFNRASSRFADLEYYREEDAEMAF; from the coding sequence ATGAGCTTCGACCATCAACCCCCTCACAATTTCGACGCCGAGCAGGCTGTGCTCGGCTCCGTCTTGATCGACCCCGACGCCATCCACAAAGTGATGACGATGCTGCGCGGCAAGGATTTCTTCAACGAGCGGCACCGCTGGATCTGGGAAGCCGCCGTAAACCTCGCGGAGCGCCACCAGCCGGTCGACTACGTCGCGCTGGTGGATGAGTTGGAGCGCAACAAGCGGCTCGACGAGCTGGGCGGGTCGACCTTCATTGTGTCGCTGATCAACGCCGTGCCGACGGCCGCCAACGTCGAGTCGTACGCGACGATTGTCGATCGCATGTCGACGCTGCGCCGGCTGATCAGCGCTTCCGGCGAGATCGCCGGCATGGCGTACAAGAACGAAGGCGATCTCGACGAGATCATCGACCGCTCCGAACAGCTCATCTTTCAGGTCACCCAGCGCAAGCTTTCGAAGGAGCTCGTGCCGATCAGCACCGTCGTGCACGAGGTTGCCAACAACGTCGAGCGCATGCAGACCAACCGCGACGAGTACGTCGGCGTGCAGACGCACTTCAGCGCGCTCGACAAGCAACTCGGCGGCCTGCAGAAGAGCGACCTGATCATCATCGCCGGCCGGCCGAGCATCGGCAAGACGTCGTTCGCGCTGAACCTGGTGCAGAACGCCGCCATGCACCTGCCGCGCAAGACCGTCGCCGTCTTCTCGCTCGAAATGGCCAATGAGCAGATCGTCCAGCGCATGATCGCCAACATGACCGGCATCGACGGCCAGCGCCTGCGGCTCGGGCAGATCACCGACGAGGAGACCGACCGCCTGACCGAAGCGATCGGCCGCCTGTCCGAGGCGCCGATCTACCTGGACGACACGCCGGCCGCCTCGCCCAACGAGATCCGCAGCAAGGCGCGCCGCCTGGCCGCCGAGCGCGGCCTCGAAATGATCGTGATCGACTACCTGCAACTGATGCGCGGCAGCGAGCGCAACGAGAACCGCGTGCAGGAGATCGCCGGCATCTCGCGCTCGCTCAAGGCGCTGGCGCGCGAACTGCGCGTGCCGGTCGTCGCGCTGTCGCAGTTGTCGCGCGCCGTCGAGTCGCGGCCCGACAAGCACCCGCAGCTCTCCGACCTGCGCGAAAGCGGCAGCATCGAGCAGGACGCCGACGTCGTCATGTTCCTGTACCGCGACGACGCCTACGACAAGGCGACCGAGCGCCCCAACATCGCCGAGGTAATCGTAGCCAAGCACCGCAACGGCCCGACCGGCAGCGTTTCGCTGCACTTCAACCGCGCCTCCTCGCGCTTCGCGGACCTCGAATACTACCGCGAGGAAGACGCCGAAATGGCGTTCTGA
- a CDS encoding bifunctional nuclease family protein, with amino-acid sequence MVEVTIDSVKVSLVSQYRLVVLKEVAGERFLPIWIGPFEAEAITLQMQGVEVPRPLTHDLLKRVIASLGGRVSHIVVTDLRQETFFANIVLDVDGKRLEIDSRTSDAIALAVRTSVKIFVNDEVMDSAGIVPEEDISGSVSSEEEARLSAFSDFIDTLDLDDLGKADKE; translated from the coding sequence ATGGTCGAGGTGACCATTGATAGCGTTAAAGTCAGCCTCGTCTCGCAGTACCGGCTGGTGGTGTTGAAAGAGGTCGCCGGCGAGCGATTTCTGCCCATCTGGATCGGCCCGTTCGAGGCCGAGGCGATCACGCTGCAAATGCAGGGCGTGGAAGTGCCGCGCCCGCTGACGCACGACCTGCTCAAGCGTGTCATCGCCTCGTTGGGCGGGCGCGTCTCGCACATTGTCGTCACCGACCTGCGGCAGGAGACGTTCTTCGCCAATATCGTGCTCGACGTGGACGGCAAGCGGCTCGAGATCGACTCGCGCACCAGCGACGCCATCGCGCTGGCCGTGCGCACCAGCGTCAAGATCTTCGTCAACGACGAGGTGATGGACAGCGCCGGCATCGTGCCGGAGGAAGACATCTCCGGCAGCGTGTCGAGCGAGGAAGAGGCCCGGCTCTCCGCCTTCAGCGACTTCATCGACACGCTCGACCTCGACGATCTGGGCAAGGCAGACAAAGAGTAG
- a CDS encoding rhodanese: protein MRLFDRFRKKPDAPAAPASPAAPAPRVVELPAEELKARIDRGDAPLIVDVREPWEHNIAQLPGATLMPMNTIPARMSELDRDAEIVVYCHHGMRSWNVAAYLAQNGFVNVKNLTGGIDTWARRIEPGMRKY from the coding sequence ATGAGACTGTTCGATCGTTTTCGCAAGAAACCGGACGCACCCGCTGCGCCAGCCTCGCCGGCTGCGCCTGCGCCACGCGTGGTGGAACTGCCGGCCGAGGAACTGAAGGCGCGCATCGATCGCGGCGATGCGCCGCTGATCGTCGATGTGCGTGAGCCGTGGGAGCACAACATCGCGCAACTGCCCGGCGCGACGCTCATGCCGATGAACACCATCCCGGCGCGCATGAGCGAACTGGATCGCGACGCCGAGATCGTGGTGTACTGTCATCACGGCATGCGTTCGTGGAACGTCGCGGCGTACCTGGCGCAGAACGGATTTGTTAACGTGAAGAACCTGACGGGTGGCATCGACACATGGGCGCGCCGGATTGAACCGGGTATGCGCAAGTACTAA
- the ablA gene encoding lysine 2,3-aminomutase produces the protein MPVEPEEPSGTSQSPTKLRSPWRAVPDAKWLDWRWQMSNRLNSLEELQSVINLTPDEIAGITAKDRFRVDITPYFAALMDPDDPNCPVRRQIIPTAAELQKADYMMEDSLGEDRHSPVPGLVHRYPDRVLMLVTTQCATYCRYCTRSRIVGDPHENFNRKQLEGMVDYIARTPQVRDVLISGGDPLTLAPKTLDWVLGALRAIKHVEIIRIGSRVPVFMPMRVDDELVTTLSKYHPLWMNIHVNHYKEITPELSAALAKLSNAGIPLGNQSVLLAGVNDCPNVIKRLSHELLRNRVRPYYLYQCDLVEGAGHFRTSVSKGIEIMEALRGHTTGFAVPTYVIDAPGGGGKVPIMPNYLVAQSPDRVIVRNFEGVITAYDQPVDYRNHDPKTCPDCMASAARRDLQDGVSGLLSGAALSITPEGYDDLHRRGRTEPNTVEEFIEIQGSAHTADPNGNGHYKEPIWQRES, from the coding sequence ATGCCTGTTGAACCCGAGGAGCCCTCCGGGACGAGCCAGTCTCCGACGAAACTGCGCTCGCCGTGGCGCGCTGTGCCCGATGCCAAATGGCTTGACTGGCGCTGGCAGATGAGCAACCGCCTCAACTCGCTGGAGGAGTTGCAGTCGGTCATCAACTTGACGCCTGACGAGATCGCGGGCATTACCGCCAAGGATCGCTTCCGCGTCGACATCACGCCGTACTTCGCTGCGCTGATGGACCCGGACGACCCGAACTGCCCGGTGCGCCGCCAGATCATACCGACGGCCGCTGAGTTGCAGAAGGCCGACTACATGATGGAGGACTCGCTCGGCGAAGACCGTCATTCGCCGGTGCCGGGTCTGGTGCACCGCTACCCGGACCGCGTGCTGATGCTCGTGACGACGCAGTGCGCGACGTACTGCCGTTACTGCACGCGCAGCCGCATCGTGGGCGACCCGCATGAGAACTTCAACCGCAAGCAGCTTGAGGGCATGGTCGACTACATCGCGCGCACGCCGCAGGTGCGCGATGTGCTGATCTCCGGTGGCGACCCGTTGACGCTAGCGCCGAAGACGCTCGACTGGGTGCTGGGCGCGCTGCGGGCGATCAAGCACGTCGAGATCATCCGCATCGGCAGCCGCGTGCCGGTCTTCATGCCGATGCGCGTCGACGACGAGCTGGTGACGACGCTATCCAAGTATCACCCGCTGTGGATGAACATTCACGTCAACCACTACAAGGAAATCACGCCGGAGTTGAGCGCCGCGCTGGCGAAGTTGTCCAACGCGGGCATCCCGCTCGGCAACCAGTCGGTGCTGCTGGCCGGCGTGAACGACTGCCCGAACGTCATCAAGCGGCTGAGCCACGAACTGCTGCGCAACCGCGTGCGGCCGTACTACCTCTACCAGTGCGACCTGGTGGAAGGGGCGGGCCACTTCCGCACGTCGGTCTCCAAGGGCATCGAGATCATGGAGGCGCTGCGCGGCCACACGACCGGTTTCGCGGTCCCGACGTACGTGATCGACGCGCCGGGCGGCGGCGGCAAGGTGCCGATCATGCCGAACTATCTGGTCGCGCAGTCGCCGGATCGCGTCATCGTGCGCAACTTCGAAGGCGTGATCACGGCGTACGATCAGCCGGTGGATTACCGCAATCACGATCCGAAGACCTGCCCGGACTGCATGGCTTCGGCGGCGCGCCGCGACCTGCAGGACGGCGTGTCGGGCCTGCTCTCCGGCGCCGCGCTGTCGATCACGCCGGAAGGCTATGACGATCTGCACCGCCGCGGCCGCACGGAGCCGAACACGGTCGAAGAGTTTATCGAAATCCAGGGTAGCGCCCATACTGCGGATCCCAATGGCAACGGGCACTACAAGGAGCCGATATGGCAGCGCGAAAGCTGA